In the genome of Bosea sp. BIWAKO-01, the window GAACAGGTTGCGGTTGGCCCATTCGAAGTCGAACAGAATGCCGAGCGCCTCGCGCACTCTGACATCGGCGAAGACCGTGCGGCGCGTATTGAAGACGAAGCCCGTCATGCCCTTCGGCGCCTCGAAGCGCAGCGCTTCCCGGACGATGCGGCCATCGCGCACGGCCGGAACATCGTAGCCTGTCATCCAGCGTGTCGGGTCGCCTTCGAGACGGATATCGTAGAGCCCGGCCTTGAACGCTTCGAAGAGCGTATTGGCGTCTCGATAGAAATCGTAGCGGATCTCGTCGGCATTGAAGAGACCGCGGGTCAGCGGATGATCCTCGGCCCAGAAGCCGCTGCGGCGCTTCAAGGTCAGAGCCTCGCCCGGCTTCACGTCACTGACGAGATAGGGGCCGGAGCCGAGAGCGGGCTTGAAGCTGGTCTCGGCGAAAGTTTCCGCATTGGTCGCGTGCTTGGCGAAGATCGGCATGGCGCCAAGCACCAGCGGCAATTCGCGGTTGGAGCCGTCGCCGAGCTCGAACTCGATCCGGCGCAGCGTGGGCACTGCGACCTTGGTCACGCGCCCGAGACTGGAGCGGTGGAACGGCTTGCCCTTGGTCTTCAGCATCTCGAAGGTGTAGCGCACATCTTCGGCGGTGACTGGCTGGCCATCCGAAAAGGTCGCTCGCGGGTCGATCTCGAAGGCGAGCCGCGTGCGGTCGTCATTGAGCTCGATCTTGCTCGCCAGCAGGCCATAGGCCGTGAATGGCTCGTCAGCCGAGCGGAAGAGCAAGCTCTGCTGCACATAGCGGGGCACGGCGTCCGGGGCGACGCCGAGCACGACGAGCGGATTCAGGCTGTCGAAGGTGCCCTGCAGGCCAAAAATGATTCGCCCGCCCTTGGGAGCGGCCGGATCGGCATAGGGCAAATGCGCAAAGCCCTTCGCCAGGGCGGGCTCGCCATGCATGGCGATGGCATGATCGACCGATGGCGATTCGGCGCGCGCAACCGCGCCCGCCGCCAGAACGACGGCAAGAACTGCGAAGATATGCCGTACCGCAACGCCAATCGCTGCAGCCGGCGGAAGATATGAACCCATTGCCTGACCTGATTCCCAGCAGCAAGAATAACACGGCTTGCCGGCCGTCGCGTAAGCTGTTCGGACTGGAAACCTGCAGCAGAACTCGCTAAACGCTGCGCGAGGTGTCATTCAAACGCCGCAATCGCAACCGATGTGCACGACCTTCCAGGGGCTGGCGCGCGTGTGCGATTGAGCCCGTCGACAATGATGCGCGCGGCTTGCGAAGTCGTGTTTCGAGATTCGCCTGGTAAGGAAAACCATATGACCGCTTCGTTCAGCCCGTCTCAGCGCCTGTCCGCCCGAGCGTTCGGCCTGGCCATGAGCGCCGTGATAGGCCTCAGCCCGGTCGCCGCCTTCGCCCAGCAGCAGCAGCGTCCTGCCCAGCGCCCGGCCCAGCCGCCGGCTCAGCAGCAGCCCGCGCAGCAGCCGGCCGGCCAGGCTCAGCAGCAGGGCGGTCCGACTGTCGTTCAGGTCAAGCCGGAGCCATCCCAGACCAGCTGGACCAAGGTTTGCGGCAAGGATCAGGCCAACAACAAGGAAATCTGCTACACGACGCGCGATTTCGTCTCGGACCAGGGTCAGCCTGTGCTCGCGGTTGCGGTCTATGACGTCAAGGGCGACCCGACCCGGATCGTGCGCTTCCTGATGCCGCTCGGCCTGCTGCTGCAGCCGGGTGTCCGCTTCGGCGTCGACACGGCGCAGCCCGTGCCCGGCCGTTACGCCATCTGCTTCCCGAACGGCTGCTTCGCCGAGGCGCAGGTGAAGGACGATGTCATCAACTCGATGCGGAAGGGCAACACGCTCAACATCAGCGTGCAGAACCAGACGGGCCGCGAGGTGACCTTCTCGATTCCGCTCGCCGATTTCGGCAAGGGCTTCGATGGCGCCCCGATCGACCCGAAGGTGCTCGAGGAACAGCAGAAGCAGCTGCAGGACGAGCTGTCCAAGCGTCAGGAAGAGCTGCGCCAGCGCCTCGGCGGCGGCGGTGCCAATGCTGCTCCGGGCGCTCCGGCGCTTCCGGGTGCGGCTCCCGCTCCGGCTGCTCCCAAGCCCTGATCGGGTTGCAGCTCGCACAAATAGAAAAGGCCGGCCCTTCGGGGCCGGCCTTTTTCATGAGCCTTCTGCGCTTGCATCAGCTTTCCCGAGAGCCGGAACTCACTTTTCGGGCCGACACTCCAATGGCGCCGGGCGGCGGGATCAGTTCAGGTCGGCCTTGTCGATGAGATAGCGGCCCTTCCGGTCGCGCCTGAAGAACTCCTTGGCCTGCGGATGGCGGATCGGCCGGCCGGATTCGTCGATCACGAGATTTTGCTCGGAAACATAGGCGACATATTCCGTCTCCTCGTTCTCCGCGAATAGATGGTAGAACGGTTGGTCCTTTGACGGGCGCAGGTTCTCCGGGATCGCCAGCCACCATTCCTCCGTATTGGAGAAGGTGGGGTCGACGTCGAAAATCACCCCTCGGAACGGATAGACACGGTGTTTCACCACCTGCCCGATCCGGAATTTCGCTGAACGCGCTTCCATGTCTCGCCTTGATCCGTCCTCAAGCCGGCAGGCTCTCACACTGCCGGCTACCGTCGCCATCTCGCGCATGCGGTAGGATTGCGTCGCAAATAGGTCAAGATCAACGGCTGAAAGTCGCTAGTTCGGTGGCAGTCCATAGCGCTCGGCGAGAGCCGGATCGCGAGCGGCAACCTGGTGGGCCAGATCGACGATGACCTTGGCTTGTTTCCAGGTGGCGTCGTCCTGCATCTTGCCGTCGATCATGACCGCACCCGAGCCGTCGGGCATGGCCTCCAGGATGCGTCGGGCAAACGCGACCTCTCCGGGATCCGGACTGAAGACGCGCTTGGCGATCTCGATCTGCGAGGGATGCAAGGTCCAGGCGCCGGCGCAACCGAGCAGGAAGGCGTTGCGGAACTGGGCTTCGCAGGCGGCCGCATCCGAGAAGTCGCCGAAGGGCCCGTAAAAGGGCTTCAACCCGGCCGAAGCGCAGGCGTCGACCATCTTCGCGAGCGTATAATGCCAGAGGTCCTGCTGAGCGACGGCGCGAGCGCCTCCTTCGGGGAGGGGTCGGCGATCACCTTGTACTCGGGGTGCCCGCCGCCGACGCGCGTCGTCTTCATGGCGCGCGAAGCGGCCAGATCGGCCGGGCCAAGGCTCATGCCATGCATGCGCGGCGAGGCCGTGGCGATGGCCTCGACATTCTTCACGCCTTCGGCTGTTTCAAGAATGGCATGGATCAGGATCGGCTTGCGGAGCTGATGCCGCGCCTCGAACTGGGCGAGCAGTTGATCGACATAATGGATGTCCCAGGGGCCCTCGACCTTCGGCACCATCACGACATCGAGCTTGCCGCCGATCTCGGACAGGATCGTGCTGATATCGTCGAGAAACCAGGGCGAGTTCAGGGCATTGACCCGCGTCCACAGGCCGGTCGCGCCGAAGTCGACGGACTTGGCCATCATGATGAAGCCGTCGCGCGCAGCCGTCTTGGCGTCGACCGGGATCGCATCCTCGAGATTGCCGAGCACGATATCGACCTGACTGGCGAGTTCCCCGACCTTGGCGCGGACCTTTTCAAGATGTGGCGGCACGAAATGGATCATGCGCTCCAGTTTCAGCGGCAGCTCCCGCAAGGGCTCCGGCGCGCCGATGGCGAGCGGGCGGAAGAACTGGCGCGGCGTCTTGGTTGGCATGGTGGGCTCCATGGTGCGTTGCAGCGAATGTGCCGGACCATGCGGCGCCCGTCCATTGGGCTTTCGCAGCGCGCCGGGCGTCGAACTGAGAATGATAGCCTAGGATGAAATTCCAGCGCGGGCGCCAGACAATATTCCTAGGCATTCATGCCTGTTGCGATGCATTGCCGGGCTGCGAGCGATGCGCTGCGCGGCTTTGCCGTTGGCCTTCGACCCGCTACACCGCCGCGATGCGCCTGCCTGTTGCCCGGGAGGTGCGCCCGCCCGAGGTTCCAGCGCGTATGGCCGAACTTGCCAGCCTGTTCAATCTGGTCGCGCCGTTCTTCGGCCTGATCGTCCTTGGCTTCGCTGTCGGGCGCTACAAGCGGCTCCCGGAAGAGGGGCTGGCCTGGATGCAGTACTTCCTGATCTACATTGCGCTGCCGGCGCTGTTCTACCGCCTGATTGCCGACAAGCCGCTGAGCGAGCTCTCGAACTGGGGCTTTGTCGGCGCCACGACGCTCGCCACCTTCTGTGTCTTCTCGCTCTCCTTTCTCATCGGTTTGAAATCCACGCACGGGCATATGCCCCAGGCCGTGATGCAGGCGGTCGCCGGTTCCTACTCGAATATCGGCTATATGGGCCCACCGCTGATCCTGGCCGCGCTCGGGCCGGTCGCAAGCGCGCCGGTGGCGCTGATCTTTGTCTTCGACAATATTCTGCTGTTCTCGCTGGTGCCCTTCCTGATGGCCCTGGCCGGTGTCGAGAAGAAGGGCTTTCTCGCGACGTCCGGCGAGGTGCTCTGGAAGGTCGTGACGCACCCCTTCAATCTCGCGACCCTGGCCGGTGTGATCGCGAGCTACACCAAGCTCGAACTGCCGACTGCGCTCGACAAGATGACGCTCTGGCTGTCGCAGGCGGCGGCGCCCTGCGCGCTGTTCCTGCTGGGCGTCACGGTTGCGCTGCGGCCGATGAAGTCGATGCCCGCGGAAGTGCCGGCCCTGGTCGCGGTCAAGCTCATCCTCCACCCGCTGCTGGTCTGGGTCCTGCTCTCGGCGCTCGGAAATTTCACCGACCCTTGGGTCTATGCGGCGGTGATCATGGCGGCGCTGCCGCCGGCCCTGAACATCTTCGTGATCTCGACGCAGTACAAGGTCGGCGTCGAGCGCGCCTCGGCCTGCATCCTCGTCGGCACCATCGTTTCGATGGTGACGCTCACGGGCTTCCTGTGGCTGGTGAAGACGGGCAGGATGGCGGCAGACCTGTTTCCCTGACGGCTGCCCTGCGCCCGTCCAATCCCCGGGATCGCGATGCTGCCGCTCGACGACCTTCTGGTTCTGGATTTCTCGACATTGCTGCCGGGCCCACTCGCGAGCCTGTTTCTGGCCGAAGCGGGTGCCGAGATCATTCGGATCGAGCGGCCGGGCGGCGAGGACCTTCGCCGCTTCCCCCCGCGCTTCGGCGAGACCTCGGCTCCCTTCGCTGCGCTCAACCGCGGCAAGAAGAGCATCGAGATGGATCTGAAATCGTCCGATTCCGCCGAATTGCTGCGCCCTCTGGTCGAGCGCGCAGACATCCTGATCGAGCAATTCCGCCCTGGCGTGATGGAGCGGCTTGGTCTCGGTTTCGAAGCCCTCCACATGATCAATCCCCGGCTGGTCTATTGCTCGATCAGCGGATACGGCCAGACCGGGCCGCGCTCCCAGGATGCCGGGCATGATATCAATTACCAGGCGATCGGCGGGCTGCTCGGCCAATCGCTGAAGCGTGGCGAGCCGCCGCCGCTGCCGCCCACGCTCGTTGCCGATATCGCAGGCGGAGCGATGCCGGCGGCGCTCAACATTCTGCTGGCGCTGCGCCAGCGCGAGCGCACCGGTCGAGGCTGCCATCTCGACATCGCGATGAGCGACGCGATGCCGACCTTCACCTGGTACAGCCTTGCCCAGGGGCAGGTAACGGGAAACTGGCCGGAAGGCGGCGAGGGGCTCCTGACCGGGGGAAGCCCGCGCTACGGGCTCTATGCCACCGGCGATGGCTGGTTTCTCGCGGTTGGAGCCCTGGAGCAGAAATTCTGGGAGGTCTTTTGCGAGGCGATCTCGCTCGATCCCGCCTTGCGCGATGATCGCATGAATCCGGAGGCGACGCGCTCCGCGATCGTCTCCATCATCGCATCGGAACCGGCTTCGTACTGGCGGAGCTATCTTGAGCCGCGCGATTGCTGCTGCACGGTCGTGCGCAGCCTCGAGGAGGCGCTGGCCGACCCGCACCTGACTGCGCGCGGCCAGCTCGACAACCAGGCGGAGGAGCCTGGAGGCAGGCGCCTTGTCTCGACACCGTTGCCACTGGCCCCGGTTTTCCGGGAGCACGCGCCTGCGCTGCTGCGCGTGCCGTCAAGCGGTGGTGATCAGGAGTTGCTGCAGACAGAACCCGACAGGGGCGACTGACCGCAGGCCGCTCAGTTGGCCATGCCGCCGGCCAGGCCCTGGCGCATGACGATCCGGCGCAACGGCCCGATCTGCGAGAGCGCGAGCAGGCCGGCGCCACGCATCAGGTCGGCCGGAAGCAGGTCGGTCAGCAAGGTCCGGTTCAGGGCATCGACCGCACCGGTGCGCAGCCGTACATCCGTCTGCCGCGCCGAATCATAGGCGGCAATCACCGCGTCGCTGCCCGGGTCTTCAGCACCCTGCAGAACGCGGCGCAGGGCTGCGACGTCGCGCAAGCCGAGATTGAGCCCCTGAGCGCCGATCGGCGGGAAGACATGCGCCGCTTCCCCGATCAATGCCATTCGGCTCGCCCCGAAACGTGCCACCGAGAGGCCGCCCATGGGAACGCGCCCACGGGCGCCCTCGACGGTCATCGCGCCGAGCAGCGAATGCGTCTGCGTCTCGACGCTGCGGGCGAACATGGCATCGTCCAACGCGGCGATACGCTCGG includes:
- a CDS encoding extracellular solute-binding protein; this translates as MGSYLPPAAAIGVAVRHIFAVLAVVLAAGAVARAESPSVDHAIAMHGEPALAKGFAHLPYADPAAPKGGRIIFGLQGTFDSLNPLVVLGVAPDAVPRYVQQSLLFRSADEPFTAYGLLASKIELNDDRTRLAFEIDPRATFSDGQPVTAEDVRYTFEMLKTKGKPFHRSSLGRVTKVAVPTLRRIEFELGDGSNRELPLVLGAMPIFAKHATNAETFAETSFKPALGSGPYLVSDVKPGEALTLKRRSGFWAEDHPLTRGLFNADEIRYDFYRDANTLFEAFKAGLYDIRLEGDPTRWMTGYDVPAVRDGRIVREALRFEAPKGMTGFVFNTRRTVFADVRVREALGILFDFEWANRNLFHGVYRRAGSFFADSELSALGVAADAREKALLAGFPGAVREDVLAGTWTPSATDGSGRDRDQARKALDLLQSAGYALQDGVLRQSKSGEALSFEITVTSRPQERLALNYAKSLTRLGIAVTVRLIDDVQYWRRLSAFDFDMIQWTWPASASPGNEQVGRWDSSNAERRGSLNYAGVKSPAVDAVLKTLLSARERADFVASVRTLDRLLISGFYVVPLYYLPETWLARSRDVVLPARRPAYFLSNEVLARVPAPPAPAN
- a CDS encoding invasion associated locus B family protein; its protein translation is MTASFSPSQRLSARAFGLAMSAVIGLSPVAAFAQQQQRPAQRPAQPPAQQQPAQQPAGQAQQQGGPTVVQVKPEPSQTSWTKVCGKDQANNKEICYTTRDFVSDQGQPVLAVAVYDVKGDPTRIVRFLMPLGLLLQPGVRFGVDTAQPVPGRYAICFPNGCFAEAQVKDDVINSMRKGNTLNISVQNQTGREVTFSIPLADFGKGFDGAPIDPKVLEEQQKQLQDELSKRQEELRQRLGGGGANAAPGAPALPGAAPAPAAPKP
- the hspQ gene encoding heat shock protein HspQ, with protein sequence MEARSAKFRIGQVVKHRVYPFRGVIFDVDPTFSNTEEWWLAIPENLRPSKDQPFYHLFAENEETEYVAYVSEQNLVIDESGRPIRHPQAKEFFRRDRKGRYLIDKADLN
- a CDS encoding AEC family transporter, which encodes MAELASLFNLVAPFFGLIVLGFAVGRYKRLPEEGLAWMQYFLIYIALPALFYRLIADKPLSELSNWGFVGATTLATFCVFSLSFLIGLKSTHGHMPQAVMQAVAGSYSNIGYMGPPLILAALGPVASAPVALIFVFDNILLFSLVPFLMALAGVEKKGFLATSGEVLWKVVTHPFNLATLAGVIASYTKLELPTALDKMTLWLSQAAAPCALFLLGVTVALRPMKSMPAEVPALVAVKLILHPLLVWVLLSALGNFTDPWVYAAVIMAALPPALNIFVISTQYKVGVERASACILVGTIVSMVTLTGFLWLVKTGRMAADLFP
- a CDS encoding CaiB/BaiF CoA-transferase family protein; this translates as MLPLDDLLVLDFSTLLPGPLASLFLAEAGAEIIRIERPGGEDLRRFPPRFGETSAPFAALNRGKKSIEMDLKSSDSAELLRPLVERADILIEQFRPGVMERLGLGFEALHMINPRLVYCSISGYGQTGPRSQDAGHDINYQAIGGLLGQSLKRGEPPPLPPTLVADIAGGAMPAALNILLALRQRERTGRGCHLDIAMSDAMPTFTWYSLAQGQVTGNWPEGGEGLLTGGSPRYGLYATGDGWFLAVGALEQKFWEVFCEAISLDPALRDDRMNPEATRSAIVSIIASEPASYWRSYLEPRDCCCTVVRSLEEALADPHLTARGQLDNQAEEPGGRRLVSTPLPLAPVFREHAPALLRVPSSGGDQELLQTEPDRGD